Genomic segment of Vairimorpha necatrix chromosome 4, complete sequence:
ttataagagCGCTTATAAGATGTTTTCTATCAAAGTTTTTCACACTAAATAGGTCTGCCTTACTTTCATCAATAAatgaataaatattattaatcatatttataaatggaCTAATCGAAATGCAAAGAATTACATACAAACATATAATATTCTTAATTTCTATATCTCTATCCTCATCTATATTAGATGTATTATCTTGCTTTAATAAACTTCTATTCTTATAAATCATAAAGAATTCGATTACatacataaatatatctAAAGCTTTAGAAATTAACATCCTGCTCAATAAACTTTTGTTTACTACATGACCTATTTCATGATACAACACGCTTGTAAATTCGTCATCTGTAAATATTTCCCATATATTaccaaatataaatatagatACATTTTTCATAGCTTCGATAACTCCTACATTGTAAACATCAGATTCTATATTGAATGTAACAACTTCATAAccattttttatcaagtATCGCATTATTTCTTTCGGCAACTTatcattttcaataatttgtgatttactttttttatgaGCTAAAAACTTGTATAAAGCAGCTGCGATAGTAGAAATAGCAgaccaaaaaaatattttagtataTTTGTGtctattatataatttatatagaattttatacatGAGATAAGGAGCtattacatataaaatgGGATTGAATGTATCAAGATTAATAGatattaaatacaaatatactGATAATAAAGCTCTATTAGATTTGATAAATCGTGATATTCTTTCCCATCTATCATTATATGATGACTGTACACTTTCATTAAGATTTTGCAAATCTAATATAACTGAATCTTCAGATATATTTGGATCTTTAACGTGTTCATCTTTAGATTTTAAGTTtacaataaacataatcaaataaaacGACAATAGTTTTAGCATTTTACAAATGACAAATTTAATGTATTGTAGCTTATTATATGATAAATCATAAGGTATAAGATACTTAGGTATAGATGTGAAAAATATACGAACGAGTTCATATGAGACTATAGAAAAATGAATGGTCAGGCAAGAATATacgaaatattttaaaagcttattcatttgtttatattgtctattattttttattggatttgtttgtttataaacaaaattatatatgaaaaaaaataaaatgcaggaaatataatttgattattattgtTGAGATGCATACTTTGCTGGATATTATGTAATGATTCTTTATTTTGTCCATATATGGTCTAAAGTTTCTACACATACCACGCGATTTGTGTTGTTTgtaaatgattttttgatattgaCAGATTTGTATtgcttttatattttttttgctctATATGACTTTTAatctcattttttttcttgatctctctttttttagttattatttgttttttatcaattattgttaaaattctctatttattatatatatatacttttcacaaaatgtaaaaaaataaatgtttccATATGCTTATTTTCATACTTCGtatagttaaaaaaatctaattttatttttttactttgaTTTTGTCTTAATATTCTTCTACTATTGTTTATATAAGgcatttttatgatattagatttgtttgttgctcatattaaatttttttagtacttttttttaacattgtaaggtttttttattttactcCAAGAATATGTTGCAATCTCATATTTACATGTCAGAAAATTCTCAGTCCgcttataattattttttttaacaatgatgtttttttttatcacgtgaatacaataaacattttctATGGGTTCTTGAATATATGGCAGTATCAAGACCATTTTTATGCAGTGCGAtttattcattttaaatttcttatctgtttttatttagttttaagcttcaatatatattttttatattacttTTTATAGTTTGCAAATTTAATTCTAGTATAAATGTATTAGTcgcaataaaaaatttgttttttataagatatATTGTAGTTCGACActatattcttttataggTCGAATTTAGTAAAgcgttattttttaaatttttattgtacaAGCTAATTAAACATGTTtactttattaataattgtaATTAAGATTCCGTaggtatatttttttatatgatcTTATATTAGTCCCAGTGtaatgatttatttttctagtaaatattaaacacaaaatgtataaaatattaattatatttcctTAAGCTTTATTAAATACAGGTCTTAGTTAATATTTAAgtcttttttgtatttataactttcttattatatgtattttaactttcttatgttttatatatttatctcatataaaatatactttCTAGTATTATGACTCTTTATCTTGAAATATCTCCATGAAGTTATATCCACTATAAAATTCCCCTGGTATTCCCAGTTccattttatatttcatcTTATCatcatattcttttatactCATATTATAGTTCCATTTCTCTACTGTATAAATATACccttcttcttttatatatttaatattccctttatttatatttatttcttctgttacttttattattagtggatcttgtattttatatttctctaCTAGTGAGTTTATAATACTTtctatatttgtatttattattattccTAGTATTTTATTAGAGATGAAGTCTACTGAGTGGACTTGTACATCTGAAGAGAATTGGGGGAGAAAACACATGGAGATGACGTCAGTGTCTTTTATAAGGAGAGTGAAAGAAATAGTATTTATATCTGTACATCTCTTGAATATCTTAATAAGATTACGGgggatttttatatactcATCTGGAATAATGTTATTATTATCTTCATTATTATATGTATACTTTGTTTGTTTCTCAATAGTACTTacttctttattatatttcttattacatatttcttcttctgtattatctttattattatatttcttatttgtACATATTTCACTTAGATCTCTAGTacatatttcttctttaatagtatatttcttttgtaGTAGGTAGTCActcattattaaatatttctctTCCCATGTATTTCTTCTATATCTTATTTCTTCTCTATTATCACTAAACCCGAATATTATATCTCTTATATCTGTACTCAGTAgtgtatatttatttatacatttCTCATTACagtatttattaattatgaaATCTTTACAttctttttctattttgATCCATTCTTGGTCTGACAAGATTGTATCAAATGAGATGTCTTGAGATATTTCAGGGGCCTGGATTAGTAAGACGAGTCTACAGAATTTAGTGAAGGAATTTACCCCGAACcagtttttatataaatttataataaatgaatCAACTATATTATAATCTTGATTATTATTCTTAAATCTCTTACTatcattattataattcttatttttcttttgtatAAGTCGCTCTAAATTGAGTCTGTtctcatatatttttatatttatctcTTTATATTCTATCATATGACTTTCTACCCCATCATATAAATCTCTTCTTACCAGTAAATTACTCTTCTTAAGTATCTTACTCAATTCTAATACTATCTCCCCCgctttatatttcttatctCTGTTTTTATTCCCttctatcttttttatatacaagTTCCCTGTCTCCGGGTCTAATATCAAGAGTGTATTCTTATTGTATAAGATCTTATCTTCTACTATGAGAGACGAGTGATACATTTCCTTAGAAGAGACTACTGTCTCTATTTCTGGAGTGTAGAGGTCTAAAGCGCTTCTTATTC
This window contains:
- a CDS encoding CAAX prenyl protease 1-like protein gives rise to the protein MNKSHCIKMVLILPYIQEPIENVYCIHLLKYFVYSCLTIHFSIVSYELVRIFFTSIPKYLIPYDLSYNKLQYIKFVICKMLKLLSFYLIMFIVNLKSKDEHVKDPNISEDSVILDLQNLNESVQSSYNDRWERISRFIKSNRALLSVYLYLISINLDTFNPILYVIAPYLMYKILYKLYNRHKYTKIFFWSAISTIAAALYKFLAHKKSKSQIIENDKLPKEIMRYLIKNGYEVVTFNIESDVYNVGVIEAMKNVSIFIFGNIWEIFTDDEFTSVLYHEIGHVVNKSLLSRMLISKALDIFMYVIEFFMIYKNRSLLKQDNTSNIDEDRDIEIKNIICLYVILCISISPFINMINNIYSFIDESKADLFSVKNFDRKHLISALIKFTVENKANFDSSLLFNFMYFTHPCLKRRVELIKKM
- a CDS encoding pre-mRNA-splicing factor 8 PRPF8 (PRP8) — encoded protein: MGNLISTNLNNSCLNNSYTTNSISTNSTLTNNSSCTNKIETSLSSSTNNINSYTTNNIKYHTLFYAVGLKEFSKLFWHEKSPNLKMTKAQKSGLSKIPNRRFILWWSPTINTSEVYVGYESQIDKTKINMYGKLPTLKISFIQIFRNNLWDKIKQSIMEDIMRMMSKYCECKGNELIGNFNKKKKMWIDVELRWGNYNKHDTYKYAKVKYYEKLTSIDDKDGIMIVFDLCYNTVGLYNSNILDCRLDNINRLDNSKKLDNSNRLDYCDYIKYLKDILNIILKNNTSLHILRERIRSALDLYTPEIETVVSSKEMYHSSLIVEDKILYNKNTLLILDPETGNLYIKKIEGNKNRDKKYKAGEIVLELSKILKKSNLLVRRDLYDGVESHMIEYKEINIKIYENRLNLERLIQKKNKNYNNDSKRFKNNNQDYNIVDSFIINLYKNWFGVNSFTKFCRLVLLIQAPEISQDISFDTILSDQEWIKIEKECKDFIINKYCNEKCINKYTLLSTDIRDIIFGFSDNREEIRYRRNTWEEKYLIMSDYLLQKKYTIKEEICTRDLSEICTNKKYNNKDNTEEEICNKKYNKEVSTIEKQTKYTYNNEDNNNIIPDEYIKIPRNLIKIFKRCTDINTISFTLLIKDTDVISMCFLPQFSSDVQVHSVDFISNKILGIIINTNIESIINSLVEKYKIQDPLIIKVTEEININKGNIKYIKEEGYIYTVEKWNYNMSIKEYDDKMKYKMELGIPGEFYSGYNFMEIFQDKES